A genomic region of Halostagnicola larsenii XH-48 contains the following coding sequences:
- a CDS encoding ABC transporter permease yields the protein MTKFQRFLLKRLAISVVLTLVAVSVIFVVLRLLPGSPFETLVTSGNLNQEQIDEIRAMYGLDQSIWNQYLSYIESLLTFQFGYSILRSQPVWEVLEPRLINSLILLVPALVTTAILSSLLGMYAGWNRGSRLEKLSIVLTTLLRSTPVFITAIFFIILFAYNLELVPALGMRSIRATPDGYLETFVSLDFLHHYLLPFAVAVLFYSGDFLLLARNGVVEKRGSEFLKLHRAKGLSEFQQLARAGRNSMLPILTYFTLRLGMIFQGLILLEVVFSWPGIGRELVLAIQQQDYPLVQAAVFIMALAVIIANLAADVLYAYFDPTVSTNGGGSA from the coding sequence ATGACGAAGTTCCAGCGGTTCCTCTTAAAGCGGCTCGCGATCTCCGTCGTGCTGACGCTGGTCGCGGTTTCGGTGATCTTCGTCGTCTTGCGGCTCCTTCCTGGGAGTCCGTTCGAAACCCTCGTCACCTCGGGGAACCTCAATCAAGAGCAGATCGACGAAATTCGGGCGATGTACGGACTCGATCAGTCGATCTGGAACCAGTATCTTAGCTACATCGAGAGCCTCCTCACGTTCCAGTTCGGGTACTCCATCCTGCGGAGCCAGCCGGTCTGGGAGGTGCTCGAGCCACGACTGATCAACTCGCTAATCCTCCTCGTTCCGGCGCTAGTCACGACGGCGATCCTGAGTTCCTTGCTGGGTATGTACGCGGGATGGAACCGCGGAAGCCGACTCGAAAAGCTCAGTATCGTCTTGACGACGTTACTCCGCTCGACGCCCGTGTTCATCACGGCGATTTTCTTCATCATCCTCTTCGCCTACAACCTGGAACTCGTTCCTGCACTCGGGATGCGATCCATCAGGGCGACACCGGATGGCTATCTCGAGACGTTCGTCTCGCTGGATTTCCTCCACCACTACCTCTTACCGTTCGCCGTCGCCGTTCTCTTCTACAGCGGTGACTTCCTCCTGTTAGCTCGTAACGGGGTCGTCGAGAAACGAGGGTCGGAGTTCCTCAAACTCCATCGGGCGAAGGGGCTCTCGGAGTTCCAGCAGCTAGCCCGGGCCGGTCGAAACTCGATGCTGCCGATTCTGACCTACTTCACGCTCCGTCTCGGGATGATTTTCCAGGGGCTAATCTTGCTCGAGGTGGTCTTCAGTTGGCCCGGTATCGGCCGCGAACTCGTATTGGCCATTCAACAACAGGACTACCCGCTGGTGCAAGCAGCGGTTTTCATCATGGCGCTCGCGGTCATCATCGCGAACCTCGCTGCCGACGTTCTCTACGCCTACTTCGATCCGACTGTGTCGACGAACGGAGGTGGCTCTGCATGA